The following are from one region of the Thermococcus cleftensis genome:
- a CDS encoding PEGA domain-containing protein, with the protein MKWRTAFIIGIVLISLLGTAHAEASAPQITPEWTYTVNTEVYAIKVGPNGQYVVAGGKNGRIYYFSWDGRPIWDYLTGGFIASLDIAKDGKNIVAAVGYDTNRDGSPEYGKIIYLDDRKHVLWTYTSQTKEFFSSVSAGQDRIYVGSEGKIIRFSYTGSRIATNLVGVDLPEVDAYGNYLAVSHSPWFYRRDDNEYSKLFLFSGTFLKSTREFDDAVVGTAISEKYYAAVTGLHLDPSGKWTGSGNYYAYLYRLSGEFVWRYKLDAPAFDVDITPSGNIIAVGDTGGNVYVFNENGYLLWKGNVGSPVYAVALSQDGNYLAVGTKDGTVALFRVPGVIQILTDPSDAQVYLMENGEYTRIGKTPVAFAVLPGTYAVKVAKEYYHTKVVEVSVSPGDVVKEYISLPLANGTINVYSNVDGAQVVIDGIPVGKTPLLNYTIPAGDHNVTVRANGFCGDYREEVSINSPTPVAVTARLEPCPAKLEINEPSGAEVYVDGAYYGTAPTSISIQPGSYEVVLKKEGRKDYTTTVSLGPGETRELLPNMQVDPVYYGVRAAAGIAVLIVLLLLVKAYRGYRFRTSYKELLAMIDSAKRKNVPEEAGEILEVLEGKRKAVEEAYHRRDRKGLERLRKEIAAEVQRVIELSGQYRNMKERISRDIMSLLNQPTAGGPSEGEGGNEE; encoded by the coding sequence ATGAAGTGGAGGACGGCGTTCATCATCGGGATCGTTTTGATATCGCTCCTGGGAACGGCTCACGCGGAGGCCTCTGCACCGCAGATAACCCCGGAATGGACGTACACAGTGAACACCGAGGTCTACGCGATCAAGGTGGGGCCGAACGGCCAGTACGTGGTTGCCGGAGGCAAGAACGGAAGGATATACTACTTCAGCTGGGACGGAAGGCCGATATGGGACTACCTGACTGGAGGCTTCATAGCGTCCCTCGACATAGCCAAGGACGGTAAGAACATCGTGGCCGCGGTTGGCTACGACACGAACAGGGACGGTTCTCCAGAGTACGGGAAGATAATCTACCTGGACGACAGGAAGCACGTGCTCTGGACCTACACCTCGCAGACCAAGGAGTTCTTCTCTTCGGTGTCCGCGGGCCAGGACAGGATATACGTTGGTAGTGAGGGGAAGATCATACGTTTCAGCTACACCGGCTCCAGAATAGCCACCAACCTCGTGGGCGTTGATCTGCCTGAGGTCGATGCCTACGGAAACTACCTGGCGGTGTCGCACTCCCCCTGGTTCTACAGGAGGGACGACAACGAGTACAGCAAGCTCTTCCTCTTCTCCGGGACGTTCCTGAAGTCCACCAGGGAGTTCGATGATGCGGTCGTGGGCACGGCAATATCGGAGAAGTACTACGCCGCCGTGACCGGGCTCCACCTCGATCCCAGCGGGAAGTGGACCGGCTCCGGGAACTACTACGCCTACCTCTACCGGCTCTCGGGGGAGTTCGTGTGGAGGTACAAGCTGGACGCGCCTGCCTTCGACGTTGATATCACCCCCTCAGGCAACATCATAGCAGTGGGCGACACGGGAGGAAACGTCTACGTTTTCAACGAGAACGGCTACCTCCTCTGGAAGGGCAACGTGGGTTCTCCAGTCTACGCCGTGGCGCTCTCTCAGGACGGGAACTACCTGGCGGTTGGAACCAAGGACGGCACGGTTGCACTGTTCAGGGTTCCGGGAGTGATCCAGATACTGACCGACCCCAGCGATGCCCAGGTGTACCTGATGGAGAACGGGGAGTACACCAGGATAGGAAAAACTCCAGTAGCCTTCGCAGTTCTCCCGGGAACCTACGCGGTAAAGGTCGCAAAGGAGTACTACCACACGAAGGTCGTTGAGGTGAGCGTTTCCCCGGGCGATGTCGTCAAAGAGTACATTTCCCTGCCCCTGGCCAACGGCACGATAAACGTCTACTCCAACGTCGATGGCGCCCAGGTGGTCATAGACGGCATACCCGTGGGCAAAACGCCCCTTCTAAACTACACGATTCCCGCCGGGGACCATAACGTCACGGTGAGGGCCAACGGATTCTGCGGGGATTACAGGGAAGAGGTGTCAATAAACTCACCCACACCCGTGGCGGTGACGGCCCGCCTGGAGCCCTGTCCAGCGAAGCTCGAGATAAACGAACCCTCAGGGGCAGAAGTTTACGTGGACGGGGCCTACTACGGAACCGCACCAACATCGATCTCTATCCAGCCCGGTAGCTACGAGGTGGTACTCAAAAAGGAGGGAAGGAAGGACTACACCACCACGGTCTCGCTGGGCCCCGGGGAGACCAGGGAGCTGCTACCGAACATGCAGGTGGATCCGGTTTACTACGGAGTCAGGGCGGCGGCTGGCATAGCCGTTCTAATAGTCCTGCTCCTTCTGGTAAAGGCGTACAGGGGATACCGCTTCAGGACAAGCTACAAGGAACTGCTCGCAATGATAGATTCAGCGAAGAGGAAAAACGTCCCGGAGGAGGCAGGTGAGATACTGGAGGTCCTGGAGGGGAAGAGAAAGGCCGTGGAAGAGGCATACCACAGGAGAGACAGGAAGGGCCTCGAAAGACTCAGGAAGGAGATTGCCGCGGAGGTCCAGCGCGTCATAGAGCTCAGCGGCCAGTACCGGAACATGAAAGAGAGGATCAGCAGGGACATCATGAGCCTGCTGAACCAGCCGACCGCAGGAGGGCCTTCAGAGGGGGAGGGAGGCAATGAAGAGTGA
- a CDS encoding ATP-binding protein, whose translation MSVDLSGPLMSAFRKAKKEFEEAIKKGDKETARKKALECSRILKQLAKYDEFNRESYLQKAKKWETIARDVEAGRYGVKRKHRPMKEGGSGREAGTEDGEEDKFKQYVENLITKSKVKWNDIGGLEEVKMLMMETVVISALQRPESIQPWKGILLFGPPGTGKTLLASAAAGSLNATFFSVKASNVLSKYFGESTKIISALYEVAREKAPSIVFMDEIDALTTRRSGDQSEASRRMLSTLLTELDGFQDKKSDILVLTLAATNTPWDLDEAVLSRFPRRIYVPLPDEKATKEIIKINTRGLDISRLDLDAIAEESVRRLYSGRDLKNLCQEAIWHMIREENRDLHKLAELPYEKLRRRSLKTRPLEMRDFEEAFKRIKSPLTRKEIERYEKWAEEFGG comes from the coding sequence CCGCCAGAAAAAAGGCTCTCGAATGCTCCAGGATACTGAAGCAGCTCGCGAAGTACGACGAGTTCAACCGCGAGAGCTACCTGCAGAAGGCCAAGAAGTGGGAAACCATAGCACGGGACGTTGAGGCCGGCCGCTACGGAGTAAAGAGGAAGCACAGGCCGATGAAGGAAGGTGGAAGCGGAAGGGAGGCCGGGACGGAGGACGGCGAGGAGGACAAGTTCAAGCAATACGTCGAGAACCTGATAACGAAGTCCAAGGTCAAGTGGAATGACATAGGCGGGCTGGAAGAGGTCAAGATGCTGATGATGGAAACGGTCGTCATCTCTGCCCTGCAGAGGCCCGAATCGATTCAGCCCTGGAAGGGTATCCTGCTCTTCGGCCCGCCGGGAACCGGCAAAACGCTACTCGCGAGCGCCGCGGCCGGAAGCCTGAACGCAACCTTCTTCAGCGTTAAGGCCAGCAACGTCCTCAGCAAGTACTTCGGAGAGTCCACCAAGATAATCTCGGCCCTCTACGAGGTTGCCAGGGAAAAGGCCCCGAGCATAGTCTTCATGGACGAGATAGACGCGTTGACGACCAGGCGCTCCGGTGACCAGAGCGAGGCCAGCAGGAGGATGCTCTCGACGCTCCTCACGGAGCTGGACGGCTTCCAGGACAAGAAGAGCGACATACTGGTCTTGACTTTGGCGGCGACCAACACCCCCTGGGACCTTGACGAGGCAGTTCTGTCGAGGTTCCCGCGCAGGATCTACGTCCCCCTGCCTGACGAGAAGGCCACAAAGGAGATAATCAAGATCAACACCCGCGGACTGGACATAAGCAGGCTCGACCTCGACGCGATAGCGGAGGAGAGTGTCAGGAGGCTCTACTCCGGAAGGGACCTCAAGAACCTCTGTCAGGAGGCGATATGGCACATGATACGCGAGGAGAACAGGGACCTTCACAAGCTGGCGGAACTGCCGTATGAGAAGCTCAGGAGGCGCTCCCTGAAGACCAGGCCGCTTGAGATGAGGGACTTCGAGGAGGCCTTCAAGAGGATCAAGTCCCCGCTGACGAGGAAGGAGATCGAGCGGTACGAGAAGTGGGCGGAGGAGTTTGGGGGATGA
- a CDS encoding serine/threonine protein kinase, producing the protein MALTLRDIMWRDDIGRLRKIVWSFLALNPIGIAGYWASKKMNVIPKTRTEHKKNRKTNQLYIRSILPGFPPELLDKYEPLEFLGEGGFAKVFKVRRKSDGKVMALKVSRLDEKAKKFFLKEVRAWRLLDHPNIVKLYNTFDEPLPYLEIEFVDGIQLNGEVIRDLGKYPKPVDEEKALHFIRGIAEGLKHAHAKQVFHRDLKPQNVLITSNLTPKITDWGLAKVGAISTTATTTKGLTLLYAAPEQLDDETYGHTDARTDIYQLGLIFYELLTGKLPYQGTSPAVVMAKVINPAVKPKPPSHFNKALAKYDGIFEKLLAKRKEERYQSVEEFLRDLELMKKLDGERNKLAKEIEKTKTTMSMTIDSRELKKLMRQLVEQLSRNALLHAQLNDKAGLINALEDLKAFSRNHREELEGAIGQFELMMRESVPISKSTLDELKILLHKVQREVEG; encoded by the coding sequence ATGGCGTTAACGTTAAGAGACATAATGTGGCGAGACGACATAGGGCGCTTACGTAAGATTGTGTGGAGTTTCTTAGCACTGAATCCCATAGGAATAGCTGGGTACTGGGCATCTAAAAAGATGAATGTCATTCCTAAAACCAGAACGGAACACAAGAAAAATCGGAAAACAAATCAACTCTACATCCGCAGTATACTCCCCGGCTTCCCGCCCGAGCTCCTCGACAAGTACGAGCCCCTTGAGTTCCTCGGCGAGGGCGGTTTTGCAAAAGTGTTCAAAGTGAGGAGAAAATCGGACGGCAAAGTCATGGCCCTCAAGGTCTCCCGTCTGGACGAGAAGGCCAAGAAGTTCTTCCTCAAGGAGGTCAGGGCCTGGCGCCTCCTTGATCACCCGAACATCGTCAAGCTCTACAACACCTTCGACGAGCCTCTACCCTACCTCGAGATCGAATTCGTTGACGGAATCCAGCTTAACGGCGAGGTCATAAGGGACCTAGGAAAGTACCCGAAGCCCGTCGATGAGGAGAAGGCGCTCCACTTCATCAGGGGCATTGCCGAGGGCCTCAAGCACGCCCACGCAAAACAGGTCTTCCATAGGGATCTGAAGCCCCAGAACGTCCTGATAACGAGCAATTTAACCCCGAAGATAACTGACTGGGGATTGGCTAAAGTCGGTGCCATATCAACGACCGCGACAACCACGAAGGGATTAACCCTCCTCTACGCGGCCCCGGAACAGCTCGATGACGAGACCTACGGCCACACCGATGCCAGAACAGACATCTACCAGCTCGGCCTGATATTCTACGAGCTCCTCACAGGGAAACTTCCATATCAGGGAACTTCTCCAGCGGTGGTCATGGCCAAGGTGATAAACCCGGCAGTAAAACCCAAACCGCCGAGCCACTTCAACAAGGCTCTGGCTAAATACGACGGCATCTTCGAGAAGCTCCTCGCGAAGAGGAAGGAGGAGCGCTACCAGAGCGTTGAGGAGTTCCTCCGTGATCTTGAGCTGATGAAGAAGCTCGACGGGGAGAGAAATAAGCTGGCGAAAGAAATCGAGAAGACCAAAACCACGATGAGCATGACAATCGACAGCAGGGAGCTTAAGAAGCTTATGCGCCAGCTGGTGGAACAGCTGAGCAGGAACGCTTTACTCCACGCTCAGCTCAACGACAAGGCTGGCCTGATCAACGCGCTCGAAGATTTGAAGGCATTCTCAAGGAACCATAGGGAGGAGCTCGAGGGCGCGATAGGCCAGTTCGAGCTGATGATGCGGGAGAGTGTGCCGATAAGCAAGTCCACGCTGGACGAGCTGAAAATCCTACTCCACAAGGTGCAAAGGGAGGTGGAGGGGTGA
- a CDS encoding PP2C family protein-serine/threonine phosphatase: protein MEVNGDTDVLFLPFAAAISHVGERYNNEDNFLILKLPDSYLLAVADGVGGHSSGEVASRIAIEVLKETLLQEYEPGAPGYLTLITLRKAYELAHSRILENATGERKGMGTTLVSALVSPGRVLIANTGDSRAYLIRNGKIITRTKDHSLVQELVDKGEITPDEARRHPMRNIITRALGAKFEVDFYEWKLRHGDVLLLSSDGLHDYVAEGRIVGIASQGRSAEEIAKKLIEEALPVTRDNVTVMVWRW from the coding sequence ATGGAGGTAAATGGAGATACCGATGTTCTTTTTCTCCCATTTGCGGCCGCCATAAGCCACGTTGGGGAAAGATACAACAACGAGGATAACTTCTTAATCCTGAAACTGCCTGACTCATACCTCCTGGCGGTGGCCGATGGGGTTGGGGGTCATAGTTCCGGCGAGGTGGCTTCCAGGATTGCAATTGAGGTTCTGAAAGAGACGCTTCTCCAGGAGTACGAACCTGGCGCTCCAGGGTATCTCACCTTGATAACGCTCAGGAAAGCGTACGAGCTGGCACACTCCAGAATATTGGAGAACGCCACAGGAGAGAGGAAGGGAATGGGGACAACCCTTGTGTCCGCCCTCGTTTCCCCAGGAAGGGTTCTCATAGCCAACACTGGGGACAGCAGAGCGTACCTGATAAGGAATGGAAAAATCATCACCAGGACGAAGGACCACTCACTCGTCCAGGAGCTCGTTGATAAAGGTGAGATAACCCCTGATGAAGCGAGGAGGCACCCGATGCGGAACATCATAACGAGGGCCCTCGGGGCCAAGTTTGAGGTTGATTTCTACGAATGGAAGCTGAGGCACGGGGACGTTCTTCTGCTCAGCTCCGACGGACTGCACGACTACGTGGCCGAGGGCAGGATAGTGGGGATAGCCTCGCAGGGCAGGAGCGCGGAGGAGATAGCGAAAAAGCTGATTGAAGAGGCCCTGCCGGTCACAAGGGACAACGTGACGGTCATGGTTTGGAGGTGGTAA